The DNA segment TCCTTAAACTAGATTGTTACATTGCCTTTCCGATAGATAGTACCATAGCCATTTTGAATAAAACTTCCGTTTTTGATAGCTGTCAAATGGTTTAACtttccaagacctccctgggtaactgacatcctggttggcaagttgagacatgaatgctaggcaagtcGCCTCGCCACAGATGAATAACCCAACCAATGGGAGCGAGATAGGTGTACCACAAAGACGTGTTCCTAAGGCGGTTGGTCCCCTGTCCCTAAATCCTGAGTGGTGGGATAACTTGGCACACATACTTGTGGATTTCAGGCTTAAGAGTTTAGTAGGTTAGAATCATAGTCTCAGCTCCCAAGTTTGATCATTCAGTCCTGAGGTGTGTTTTCAATAAACTGTCCCTGCTTGATTGAAATCAGTGTCCATGTGGTTTGTGGGCGATGCCTGTACCCCAACCAgatctgtctctaaaaacaaatggGGGTGTCCTGCAGGTGGCATCTAGAATGATCAGTTTAAGAACAAAGGAGACACGGGGACAGGTAGAACGCTAGAACTGCACAGAAGTGGAACAGGCTGTACGTTCAGAGCAAAGGACTGAGCAGGAACTCAGAACTGCTGTGGATTCCAGCTGGAACAACAGCACTGActgccagagggaaaggaggtcATTCTGAGGCATTCATTGTCAAGAGTTCAAACACAGGTCAGACTGATTTAGACTGAAGTCCTCACTCCTCTCCTTGGATGTGTGGATTTGGGTAAATGGTTTAATCCTTCCAAGTCTCAGCTTCCCCTTTTCAAGGAATAAGGATCAAGCAGTCTCAGGAATGAGGTGAGAATAAAACTTATACATGTAAAGAAAGATctgtggctcacacctgcaatACCATTTGGACTGCTGGCATAGacagattgtgagttcaaggtcagactgacctacaaggaagagagagagagagagagagagagagagagagagagagagagagagagagagagagagagagagagaacaatcaaAACAATCAATTCCCATAATGGATTGCTACTATGATCATTGTGGCTTCTCCGGTGACCACACAGACAAGTGGGAACATCAAGGTTTAGTGGGAGAAGCAAGGGGAAGTAacaagaaagaactgaaggaaagaAGCATAATTGGGTTGCCTCTTTCTGGCCTTAACTGGAGTTCCAGAGCTGAAGAAATGGCAACCTTCAGGAGTCCTGGGTGGggggagaggtgggaggatcagCACACTGATGAGTGCCCTCCTGTGGATCTGCTGTAGTCAGAAAGCTTCTTGCCCTGGAAACTTGCTCTACAGAAAGATATTATCACATGCTGGATAGTGGTGCCTCGGGCCTTTAATCCCATAgtgtctgaggcagaggcaggccaatccctgtgagatcgaggccagcctgctctatagaagtgagttccagggcagccagggctacacagagaagaaaccatgtttcaaaatacacacacactcggtttttatatatacatatttttacatatatatatatacataaatgcacatataaatagatatatgtatattatatatacatatatgtgtatattataaatatgtatatggaatatataaaaatataaaaatatttacatatactaTACTgatatactttatatttatatgtatattgatacatttataaattatatataacatatatatttatacttataaacatatttatattgtatgtgtatatataaaagcacatatttatataaacatatgtgtatggataaatgtatatataatccatgtatatgtgaatgtagaTATTCACATGTAAATTATAGATATATGTAATCTGTAAAACAGGTATTAACCCAACATTGGTAACCTGTATTTAGAGAGGGTGTGTAAGATTAGTAAGCTTGTATCAATTTGTGCCTtttattgtttgatttttgttttaaatagtaaGAATTAACTCCTGTGGTGggtaacaaatgaaaagaaaatcaatctgattACAAAAGATGAAGATTGCTTGTGGACACTGTAAACCAAGGCCTGACACCTTGATACCTAGCTGAAACTCCAGCCAAGGAAGAGCCCACTGCATTAAAGGTCCTGAGGGGAAGTATTTTTGTGTTTAGTGTTTCTACTAGCCCCACAAGGGCAAGAGGTTGTTCCCAGCTTAATAGGAACTGCTCTGCTTTTCCTAGGCACGCAATCCAAGCTGGAAAGTTCAACAAGTGCGTGAACAGAAGAGACCTTCCGGAAATGCTGAATTTGCACTGAGCTGCTGAGGCCCGGTGTGTTTCTCTGGGGACACTGCGGGCTTCGCAGGCAGCCGGCACAGGTCACTATGGCCTCTGAACAGCCCTTCAATGGCCCTCTCTTCCTGGAGTTGTGGCTCTTCCCAGCCCTGCCTCCCAGCCCCGCCCCTCTCTCTGGACGCATCTCTGTGTCCCATCATCACCCGGCGCCgggccctccctccctgccctcccctcctccctccttccttccttcccttcctccctttctccctccctccctccctccctcccagctcctccacCAGGAAACAACCGGATTCCGGATCCCGGCTGCGGCCTGACCCGTGAGATTCCTTAACCTGGCTGGCGGGCGGGGTTGGAGACCAGCTAAGGGTGGGGGAATGGGAGGAGCTGGGCCTTTGGGCTGCTCTTGGGGGTACCGGGAATAGAGATGGTGTCGGCAGGAAGCCCGTGGTCCCGGGTTTCCCAAGAGGGCAGTCATTAAACACGGAATCGGTCCCACAGCTGGCAAAGCTTTGGAGGTAGGGGCCCAGTCCCAGGCGCTGCAGTTCCAGTTCTTTCCGGGCCAGACCCAGGCCTTTCCCACctagttctctctccctccccttttcagGGCTCCACTCTAGCCGGGAGGATGAAAGGCCTCAGCTGGGGGCTCCCTGCCACCAGCACTGGGTCCTAAGAGCTGCCATCCAGGCTGGGTAAGTGTCCTCTTCCTTTCTGCCCCATTACAGCCCTTGGCTTTTCCCATCTTCCTATTCAGCCCCTGTCTCCTCCCTATCTTGTGCCTCTGCCAACATCTTCGCATCATGCTCCTGGGGAGGTCTTAAGCCCCTTCCTATAGCcaaaaaggggtgtgtgtgtgtgtgtgtgtgtgtgtgtgtgtgtgtgtgtgtgtgtgtgtgtgtatagaggtgGCATACAGCTGGTGCTGTCGTATGAAAGGAATCTGAAGTAGTCTAAAAATAAGATTTCCTGTTGCACACTTAATTTGACATGTTATACGTGGCCAGCTGCTTATGCTCTGAACCTCCCCATGACTTAAATCCGTTGCTCTTTCTTGGCCCTGCCCAGTGCCTCTGAGCATTTCACCTATCTCAGGAGCTTGATCAAATAGGAAATGTCCCTTCTTGCTCTCTGTCAATAATTTCCTTATATTTATGTCAGTCTGTCATCCTTGCCCCTTTCAGCCGCCCGGATGGCGACCCCAGCCTCAACCCCAGACACACGGGCTCTAGTGGCTGACTTTGTAGGCTataagctgaggcagaagggttaTGTCtgtggagctggccctggggaAGGCCCAGCCGCCGACCCGCTGCACCAAGCCATGCGGGCTGCTGGAGACGAGTTTGAGACCCGTTTCCGCCGCACCTTCTCTGACCTGGCCGCTCAGCTACACGTGACCCCAGGCTCAGCCCAGCAACGCTTCACCCAGGTTTCCGACGAACTTTTCCAAGGGGGCCCTAACTGGGGCCGTCTTGTGGCATTCTTTGTCTTTGGGGCTGCCCTGTGTGCTGAGAGTGTCAACAAAGAAATGGAGCCTTTGGTGGGACAAGTGCAGGATTGGATGGTGGCCTACCTGGAGACACGTCTGGCTGACTGGATCCACAGCAGTGGGGGCTGGGTAAGAAGTTCTCAATTGCTGCTCTCCGCATCCCTCTACAAAGTTGGTCTTCATGGGAAAATAGGGCCTCTGATGGGAGGCTGGGGTTGTGCTGGGAAGGGCTGAGTTCCCTTATTTAAGTGGAATCAGACTGAGAGCATCAAGCTCACAGTACTCCAGGGCTACCATGTAGTAGTAGCTGGATGGGCTTCACGGTCCCAAGCAGAAGACTGAATATAGAGTTTTATAAACAGAGAACCTTCAGCGAATAATTGTGACCCCTGCGTACATAGTATGGGTGGTGAGGCCGGTCAGGGATGGGTCATGGCTAGGCAAGCCTTAGCAAAGGATGCCAGTTCTGAACGGAACTTTATTGCCATGGAAGGGATGGGGCTGACATCACGTAGACAGTGCAGAGGAGCCAGGAACGGGGTTCGGAGGGGCTTGTGTGCAGTAGAGCTTCGGCTGGAGCAGCTGGGGATGGGGGCAGTGCTCACAGTGGATGGAACTGGAACTCTTCCTTCCCTCGTCTCTCCACTATCCTTTCCtgatctccctttctcctttctctacttcccTTCTCTCCCACAGGCGGAGTTCACAGCTCTATACGGGGACGGGGCCCTGGAGGAGGCACGGCGTCTGCGGGAGGGGAACTGGGCATCAGTGAGGACAGTGCTGACGGGGGCCGTGGCACTGGGGGCCCTGGTAACTGTAGGGGCCTTTTTTGCTAGCAAGTGAGAAAGTCTAGGGCCAGGTGGGGCTAGGTGTGGCTAGGGGCCAGGAGAGCTGGAACAATAGCGAATGCCCTTGGAAGAAACTGGATGGTCACGGAacagagaaaggcaggggaagGTAGTGTGTGTGGGAGCCCAGCATGCCAGGCAGGTGGCAGGGAGAATGAGTTGGAAACATTAAGGAATGTTTCAAGGCCAAGAACCCAGAGAGTGGAGTCATCCCAcggcttggggggtgggggtggggaggtgggaggaatcATGCCCATATCGCGGGCACACAACTACCCGGAACATGGCTTGTAGCTCCAAGGACGGTGAGCTTACTTCAAAGATCTGTGTCTCGACTAGATGAATGGGATTTAGGGAGCCTAGAATTCACTTCCCTTTGGGATGGAAGCTTGGTGATCAGGTGACTGGGTGAAatggctgtggctgtgggctGCATGGGCAcacctgtgcatgtatgtgcacatgcaagcATGCTCATGTGCATGCTGGGCTGTCTGTCGAATCTGGTGGTGGGGTACTTAGAGAAAACATTCCTTCTTGCTATGGCAAGAACAAGGGCCAGTTCACTGCccttctcctctctgccccttccctTGACCTTACGCCTCCAGGCTGAGGGAGGAACACTGTATCTAGACTAGGGCTCTGGTGCTGCCGAGAGTTGTTGGCAGGGCTTTGGAGAGAAGAGTTCTGCAGCTGGCCTTGTTCTTCATCATCCCCCTgttgtgtgcatctgtgcaccTGGGCTGAAAAAGGGTAAGGCTGTGG comes from the Mus musculus strain C57BL/6J chromosome 14, GRCm38.p6 C57BL/6J genome and includes:
- the Bcl2l2 gene encoding bcl-2-like protein 2; translated protein: MATPASTPDTRALVADFVGYKLRQKGYVCGAGPGEGPAADPLHQAMRAAGDEFETRFRRTFSDLAAQLHVTPGSAQQRFTQVSDELFQGGPNWGRLVAFFVFGAALCAESVNKEMEPLVGQVQDWMVAYLETRLADWIHSSGGWAEFTALYGDGALEEARRLREGNWASVRTVLTGAVALGALVTVGAFFASK